Proteins from a genomic interval of Drosophila melanogaster chromosome 2R:
- the NaCP60E gene encoding Na channel protein 60E, isoform G — protein sequence MSDDQATFNDEKAVAKHQVVAYTQRSQVKHENRHIQLVREYGFHPRTKASVEDGDVLPRKFEPFPEHMYGKPLEEIDTFIYEETFCVVSKRFRKNYIHRFTGTKSLFLFYPWSPARRVCVYIATNQFFDYCVMATILFNCIFLAMTETVEEAEYIFLAIYSIEMVIKIIAKGFLLNKYTYLRNPWNWLDFVVITSGYATIGMEVGNLAGLRTFRVLRALKTVSIMPGLKTIINALLHSFRQLAEVMTLTIFCLMVFALFALQVYMGELRNKCVRQVPTDWTNVSHTDWQIWVNDTDNWLYDEDELPVLCGNLTGARHCPFEYVCLCVGENPNHGYTNFDNFMWSMLTTFQLITLDYWENVYNMVLATCGPMSVSFFTVVVFFGSFYLINLMLAVVALSYEEEAEITNEERKKDLLDHRDDSTFSFDPSVLNVKKLNKNNKKKIDSRKGVLLASYSKKKTRRKKTKGGKEGGTNGNGNGSNGDDNKSHSATPSPGPSPRHSATERPSALTMQAQKQYQQMEQQHKLAKSGSGGSNNPMAPTPKGRISFQDSGMGVKNPNMLYPSDYKGQLIANSGQPSSNSSGVNRESSQDDSGVVDDHEEQDTTNDMGHVSTVELALSPREVRLIKCNGNIARIKNHNVYALHQEFSSEVVVIDDLPDRNCDRCVHWCTDYESWLQFQNCLYKVVRDPLFELAITLCIVLNTAFLAMEHHGMSESFRNALDVGNKVFTSIFTFECIVKLMALSKDFFLCGWNIFDLLIVTASLLDIIFELVDGLSVLRGLRLLRVLKLAQSWTTMKVLLSIIISTIGALGNLTLILVIVIYIFAVIGMQLFSKDYTPEKFDPDPVPRWNFNDFFHSFMMIFRILCGEWIEPLWDCMRAEEEQGASTCFAIFLPTLVMGNFMVLNLFLALLLNSFNSEELKSKKEEVGEESKLARSIERVRDLIRKKRQERKDRKERKFAEKFQQIVLDAQQAHAQTLSHQAAVGLERGDKPGVLAETKFHRLSYQESMNRPVSGSDFGFQIPLHDGLHTIVDGLEYDDTGDLPEQIQLQAHPLPPTSDSMPPTYESAMMATTGGSFSSVNGNGTCQNLTPFVQAERRLQHQISSGVSTQQYDSREEATYTESIELLGQYNSTDTDPYANDQRSGCGSFNRGDSLQDNSSRRYGSEEHDEAFLKYQKSLLTRSPSYRKSLDRLSQSSGQSQRSLLKSEEAEMRRHSSGQSLNSMSIEQDELLSQQGNLREELLNCDQKELFQFLQEEEELQKGTKLRRISNVMRSRRPSSQMGQPENETMVEHSEFDNIIQSFEKELEEIKRSTTSLERKLSNLSEPSPAADEATKAIMEHIAIITGASERSAADEVVLPLNPYDSYDLSSVPRRSQSVSAAAQRQSVKLKRRSLEKQRKIDEDFSISNEIRKICDQIHAPFVAMEAMAVAATSASQAQPNQSPFLRRKVDPFTVQFDRFKRLSLIERVEEVPEEEKPISTLRIESEKMPRKFLHGPDQLRLDSLSLKSTNSYENLLIQKQKLGMATPPAVPATPPTSLKSSIEPPTLAQISSLKTTPPLAALTEHQQHFHATSIQAAPTPAHTHAHSQAHAHSMAGQRRRMEHPQSTLDKAASFQSARTESHSSGAADASSALALAMAQKTEQSQSTAPDATQKPSAFTRLTEKPWHCLVSYVDDLTVGGRRNSQGAYNDPMTFPSYGATKAAKVPDDCFPQKCYDHFYFRCPWFMSCMDTQSAKHWTRVRTAVLTVVDTPAFEWFVLVLIFASSITLCFEDINLDKNKTLKRVLYWINFSFCLIFVVEMILKWLALGFSKYFTSFWTILDFIIVFVSVFSLLIEENENLKVLRSLRTLRALRPLRAISRWQGMRIVVNALMYAIPSIFNVLLVCLVFWLIFSIMGVQFFGGKFFKCVNEMGELLPITEVNDKWDCIEQNYTWINSKITFDHVGMGYLALLQVATFEGWMEVMADAVDARGVDLQPQREANLYAYIYFVIFIVCGSFFTLNLFIGVIIDNFNMLKKKYEGGVLEMFLTESQKHYYTAMKKLGRKKPQKVIKRPINHFLAMFYDLSNSRRFEIAIFVLIFLNMLTMGIEHYDQPHAVFFILEVSNAFFTTVFGLEAIVKIVGLRYHYFTVPWNVFDFLLVLASIFGILMEDIMIDLPISPTLLRVVRVFRIGRILRLIKAAKGIRKLLFALVVSLPALFNIGALLGLITFIYAILGMSLFGNVKLQGALDDMVNFQTFGRSMQLLFRLMTSAGWNDVLESLMIQPPDCDPFIHGHTNGNCGHPLLAITYFTSFIIISYMIVINMYIAIILENFNQAHQEEEIGIVEDDLEMFYIRWSKYDPHATQFIHFSQLSDFIASLDPPLGISKPNNVALVSFNLPISKGNKIHCLDILHALVKHVLGHVEETDNFKQLQEQMDVKFKKQFPTRKELEIVSSTRIWKRQEKAAKTIQTGWKEYLRRKREKERSNSGDSATQTSSPGGWQSKLSALNFFHLQVSRRGTACSSRASSRKSSRASDASDLSELAGPWLNLPLMLVSGADEVVKDIKQQNDELGKRGSIFVEAPRASRRRSFYNFFLRHQDAVDDSLTSPSVHRKTAMNNTTNTTSNSASTSGTASSTATAPATGCGPAATSASDSDRHQAVGGGSAPSRKRASSFIRKKPPLERGLSAQSALRVNKNAFVSEASAPEVIVTRPSPEQQTHPHSLSLRPDNATLVHVLVHRESEEYKEEDESSPSVSGNGNGFGVGLDMLSKQPPPQIRITTGSVESSMDTCAMPTVQIMVDSPKDPPRGDFSSAPIDDVGAPIDVNVQGDTSQVFYDYNPEKATDDQGNGQDETAQFESLPDRQR from the exons ACCTTCTGTGTAGTATCTAAGCGGTTCCGGAAGAACTACATCCATCGCTTCACGGGCACCAAGAGCCTCTTCCTCTTCTACCCATGGAGCCCAGCAAGGCGCGTTTGCGTCTACATCGCCACCAACCAGTTCTTCGACTACTGCGTCATGGCCACCATTCTGTTCAACTGCATCTTCCTGGCTATGACGGAGACCGTGGAAGAGGCGGAGTACATCTTTCTGGCCATTTACTCTATCGAAATGGTCATAAAGATTATTGCCAAGGGCTTTCTGCTCAACAAGTACACGTATCTGCGAAACCCGTGGAATTGGCTGGACTTCGTGGTCATTACTAGTGGCTACGCCACCATCGGCATGGAGGTGGGCAACCTGGCGGGGCTGCGCACTTTTCGCGTGCTGCGCGCCCTCAAGACGGTGTCCATCATGCCCGGATTGAAGACGATCATCAACGCGTTGCTGCACTCCTTCCGCCAGCTGGCGGAGGTCATGACGCTGACCATCTTCTGTCTGATGGTCTTCGCGCTCTTTGCCCTCCAGGTCTACATGGGCGAGCTGCGCAATAAGTGCGTGCGCCAGGTTCCCACCGACTGGACGAACGTCTCTCACACGGACTGGCAGAT cTGGGTCAACGACACCGACAACTGGCTATATGACGAGGATGAACTGCCCGTGCTGTGTGGTAACTTAACTGGAGCCCGCCACTGTCCTTTCGAGTACGTGTGCCTCTGCGTAGGCGAGAATCCCAATCACGGCTACACCAACTTTGACAACTTTATGTGGTCCATGCTGACGACATTCCAGCTAATCACGCTCGACTACTGGGAGAATGTATATAACATG GTGCTGGCAACATGTGGTCCTATGAGCGTCTCCTTCTTTACGGTGGTGGTTTTCTTTGGATCGTTTTATCTAATCAATCTGATGTTGGCTGTAGTGGCGTTAAGCTACGAGGAGGAAGCGGAGATAACGAACGAG GAACGTAAGAAGGATCTCTTGGACCACCGGGATGACTCTACTTTTAGCTTTGATCCCTCGGTGCTCAACgtaaaaaaactaaataagaacaacaaaaaaaagatcGACTCACGGAAAGGAGTCCTCTTGGCATCGTACAGCAAGAAAAAAACTAGgcgaaaaaaaaccaaagggGGGAAGGAAGGTGGCACCAACGGCAATGGGAACGGCAGCAACGGGGACGACAACAAATCCCATTCGGCCACCCCCAGTCCAGGACCAAGTCCCCGCCATAGCGCAACTGAACGCCCCTCGGCACTTACTATGCAAGCTCAAAAACAGTACCAGCAGATGGAGCAGCAGCATAAGCTGGCCAAATCAGGTAGTGGCGGTAGCAACAATCCAATGGCCCCCACGCCCAAGGGCCGCATCAGCTTCCAGGACTCCGGTATGGGCGTAAAGAACCCTAATATGCTTTACCCCTCGGATTACAAAGGCCAGCTCATCGCCAACAGCGGTCAGCCGAGCTCCAACTCCAGCGGCGTGAACCGCGAGTCCTCGCAGGACGACTCTGGGGTAGTGGACGATCACGAGGAACAAGATACGACGAACGATATGGGGCACGTGTCCACCGTTGAGCTTGCTCTCTCCCCACGCGAAGTACGCCTTATTAAATGTAATGGAAACATTGCCCGCATCAAGAACCACAATGTGTACGCCCTGCACCAGGAATTCTCTTCGGAGGTGGTGGTGATCG ATGACCTACCCGACCGAAACTGTGATCGTTGCGTTCATTGGTGCACCGACTATGAAAGCTGGCTACAGTTTCAAAACTGTCTATACAAAGTAGTGAGGGATCCCCTTTTCGAGCTGGCCATCACACTTTGCATCGTGTTAAACACAGCCTTTTTGGCCATGGAACACCACGGGATGAGTGAAAGCTTCCGCAACGCCCTGGATGTGGGAAACAAA GTCTTTACGTCAATTTTCACGTTTGAGTGCATTGTCAAGTTAATGGCTCTTTCTaaagatttttttctttgcggATGGAACATTTTCGACCTTCTTATCGTTACTGCGAGCTTGCTGGATATAATATTTGAGTTGGTTGATGGCTTGAGTGTCTTGCGTGGCTTGCGATTG CTAAGGGTATTAAAATTGGCTCAATCGTGGACTACAATGAAAGTGCTGCTTAGCATTATAATCTCGACGATCGGCGCTCTTGGCAACCTCACGCTCATTTTGGTCATAGTTATCTACATATTCGCTGTCATCGGCATGCAATTGTTCTCCAAAGACTATACGCCCGAGAAATTTGATCCAGATCCAGTGCCAAG ATGGAATTTCAATGACTTCTTTCACTCATTTATGATGATCTTTCGCATTCTGTGCGGTGAATGGATCGAGCCTCTTTGGGATTGCATGCGAGCCGAAGAAGAG CAAGGAGCCTCCACCTGCTTTGCCATATTTCTGCCGACCCTAGTGATGGGAAACTTTATGGTGCTTAACTTGTTCTTGGCCTTGTTGCTCAACAGTTTTAACTCCGAGGAGCTCAAGTCGAAAAAAGAG GAAGTGGGCGAGGAGTCCAAGTTGGCAAGGAGTATTGAACGAGTGCGCGACCTGATTCGTAAGAAGAGACAAGAGCGCAAGGATCGCAAGGAGAGAAAGTTTGCGGAAAAGTTCCAGCAGATCGTACTTGACGCCCAGCAGGCGCATGCTCAGACTCTCTCCCATCAGGCTGCAGTTGGTCTGGAGAGAGGTGACAAGCCCGGTGTGCTGGCCGAAACCAAGTTTCATAGATTAAGCTATCAG GAATCTATGAATCGCCCAGTTTCTGGATCCGATTTTGGCTTTCAGATCCCCCTGCACGACGGGCTGCATACGATAGTCGATGGCCTTGAGTATGATGATACGGGAGACTTGCCAGAGCAGATCCAGCTACAGGCGCATCCACTGCCACCCACTTCGGACTCGATGCCACCTACCTATGAAAGTGCTATGATGGCCACCACTGGAGGCTCATTTTCCTCTGTCAATGGAAACGGTACCTGTCAAAACCTAACTCCGTTCGTCCAAGCAGAGCGCCGGCTGCAGCACCAAATCTCTTCGGGAGTGAGTACCCAACAGTACGATTCACGCGAGGAGGCTACCTACACAGAATCAATCGAGCTGCTGGGCCAATACAACTCAACCGATACAGACCCGTACGCTAACGATCAACGGAGCGGCTGCGGTTCCTTCAACCGAGGGGACTCACTGCAGGACAACTCATCACGGCGCTATGGAAGCGAAGAGCACGACGAGGCCTTTCTTAAGTACCAGAAGTCCCTGCTGACGCGATCGCCAAGCTACCGAAAGTCACTGGATCGCTTGTCCCAATCTAGTGGGCAGTCTCAGCGATCATTGCTCAAGTCAGAAGAGGCTGAGATGCGGCGACATTCAAGCGGCCAGTCCCTGAACTCCATGTCTATTGAACAGGATGAACTGCTGTCTCAGCAGGGCAATTTGCGAGAGGAACTGCTCAACTGCGACCAAAAGGAACTATTTCAGTTCTTGCAGGAGGAAGAGGAACTGCAAAAGGGGACCAAACTGCGACGTATCTCAAATGTCATGAGATCCCGCCGACCCTCTAGTCAGATGGGACAGCCTGAGAACGAAACTATGGTGGAGCACTCAGAGTTTGACAACATTATTCAGAGTTTTGAGAAAGAACTAGAAGAGATCAAACGATCCACCACATCGTTAGAGCGCAAACTTTCCAACCTTTCAGAGCCCTCTCCGGCGGCCGATGAAGCCACTAAAGCCATTATGGAGCATATTGCTATCATTACAGGAGCCTCCGAGCGCTCGGCCGCCGATGAGGTAGTGCTCCCCTTAAACCCGTACGACAGTTATGACCTGTCAAGCGTACCACGACGTTCTCAATCCGTCAGCGCAGCCGCTCAGCGTCAGTCCGTAAAACTGAAGCGTCGCAGCTTAGAAAAACAACGCAAGATCGATGAGGACTTTAGCATCTCAAATGAGATACGCAAAATCTGTGATCAAATCCACGCCCCCTTCGTGGCCATGGAAGCCATGGCAGTCGCAGCCACCAGCGCCAGCCAGGCGCAACCTAATCAATCACCCTTTCTCAGGCGGAAGGTCGATCCGTTCACTGTGCAGTTTGATCGCTTCAAGCGTCTTTCCCTTATTGAGCGCGTGGAGGAAGTACCCGAGGAGGAGAAGCCTATCTCGACGCTACGCATTGAGTCGGAGAAGATGCCGCGCAAGTTTCTGCATGGTCCCGACCAGCTGCGTCTGGACAGCCTCTCTCTAAAGAGCACGAACTCGTACGAAAACCTCCTGATCCAGAAGCAAAAGCTGGGCATGGCCACGCCACCCGCCGTTCCTGCTACTCCGCCTACCTCCTTAAAATCGAGCATCGAGCCACCGACACTGGCGCAAATTTCATCGCTAAAAACCACCCCGCCGCTGGCTGCTCTTACCGAGCACCAGCAGCACTTTCATGCCACAAGCATTCAAGCAGCACCCACTCCCGCCCACACTCATGCCCACTCTCAGGCGCATGCTCACTCAATGGCTGGGCAGCGGCGACGCATGGAGCATCCACAATCGACGCTAGACAAAGCCGCATCCTTCCAGTCAGCGCGCACCGAGTCGCACAGCTCGGGAGCGGCAGACGCAAGCTCAGCCCTGGCTCTGGCCATGGCCCAAAAGACTGAGCAGTCGCAGTCGACGGCGCCAGATGCCACCCAGAAGCCGTCTGCATTTACGCGACTGACCGAAAAACCATGGCATTGTTTGGTTTCCTACGTAGACGATCTCACTGTCGGTGGGAGACGTAACTCGCAGGGAGCTTACAATGATCCCATGACTTTTCCGAGCTACGGGGCCACAAAGGCCGCCAAGGTGCCTGACGACTGTTTTCCTCAGAAGTGCTACGACCA TTTCTACTTTCGCTGCCCCTGGTTCATGAGCTGCATGGACACGCAGAGCGCCAAGCACTGGACTCGCGTGAGGACGGCTGTCTTAACGGTTGTCGATACTCCGGCCTTTGAGTGGTTTGTGTTGGTGCTGATCTTTGCGTCAAGTATCACGCTCTGCTTCGAGGACATTAACCTGGACAAGAACAAGACGCTAAAAAGAGTTCTATACTGGATTAACTTCTCCTTCTGTCTGATATTCGTCGTTGAAATGATCCTCAAGTGGCTGGCCCTCGGATTTTCCAAGTACTTTACCAGCTTCTGGACCATACTTGATTTCATCATAGTGTTT GTATCAGTATTCTCGCTGCTTATTGAAGAGAATGAAAACCTTAAGGTCCTAAGATCGCTGCGCACATTACGAGCTTTGCGCCCGCTGAGAGCCATCTCTCG GTGGCAAGGAATGCGGATTGTAGTAAACGCTCTCATGTATGCAATACCATCAATTTTCAATGTTCTTTtggtttgtttggttttttggttGATCTTCTCAATAATGGGTGTTCAGTTCTTTGGTGGTAAATTTTTTAAGTGCGTTAATGAGATGGGCGAGCTACTGCCGATTACT GAGGTTAACGACAAGTGGGACTGCATCGAACAGAACTACACGTGGATTAACTCTAAGATCACTTTCGACCACGTGGGGATGGGCTATTTGGCCCTTCTGCAAGTGGCGACCTTCGAGGGCTGGATGGAGGTAATGGCCGACGCAGTTGATGCTCGTGGAGTGGACCTGCAACCGCAGCGGGAAGCCAACCTATATgcgtatatttattttgttatatttattgtGTGCGGATCGTTCTTCACACTGAATCTATTCATTGGAGTTATTATTGATAACTTTAACATGCTTAAGAAGAAG TATGAAGGAGGAGTGTTGGAAATGTTTCTCACCGAATCTCAAAAACACTATTACACGGCTATGAAAAAATTGGGACGAAAGAAACCACAGAAAGTTATTAAGCGACctataaatcattttttagctatgttttatgatttatcCAATTCGAGAAG GTTCGAGATCGCGATCTTTGTACTgatttttctaaatatgcttaCAATGGGCATCGAGCACTACGATCAGCCTCATGCAGTCTTCTTCATTCTGGAAGTGAGCAACGCCTTTTTCACCACAGTATTTGGTCTAG AAGCCATTGTGAAAATTGTCGGTCTGCGCTACCACTACTTCACAGTGCCATGGAACGTGTTCGACTTCCTTCTGGTGCTGGCCTCTATCTTCGGGATTCTGATGGAAGACATCATGATAGACCTGCCCATTAGTCCGACGTTACTTCGGGTGGTCCGCGTCTTCCGCATTGGGCGTATATTGCGGTTGATCAAGGCCGCCAAGGGGATCAGAAAGTTGCTATTCGCTCTCGTAGTGTCCCTGCCCGCCCTATTTAACATCGGAGCTCTGCTAGGACTGATCACCTTTATCTACGCAATTCTGGGCATGTCGCTGTTCGGAAATGTCAAGCTCCAAGGTGCTCTCGATGACATGGTGAACTTCCAGACCTTCGGGCGCAGCATGCAGTTACTGTTCCGGTTGATGACCTCAGCCGGGTGGAATGACGTACTTGAGTCCCTGATGATACAGCCGCCCGACTGCGACCCATTTATCCATGGGCACACGAACGGAAACTGCGGTCACCCGCTTCTAGCCATTACCTACTTTACGAGCTTTATCATCATCAGCTATATGATTGTGATCAACATGTACATTGCCATTATCCTGGAAAACTTCAATCAGGCGCACCAGGAAGAGGAGATCGGCATCGTCGAGGACGATCtggaaatgttttatattCGCTGGTCAAA ATACGATCCACATGCCACCCAATTTATACACTTCTCGCAACTGTCCGATTTTATTGCCTCTCTCGATCCACCATTGGGCATCTCGAAGCCCAATAATGTCGCTTTAGTGTCATTTAATCTACCCATTTCTAAGGGTAATAAAATACACTGTCTCGACATTTTGCACGCGCTCGTTAAGCACGTGCTAGGTCATGTCGAGGAGACCGATAACTTCAAACAGTTGCAGGAACAAATGGATGTCAAGTTCAAGAAACAGTTTCCAACGCGCAAAGAATTGGAAATTGTTTCGTCGACGCGGATCTGGAAGCGCCAGGAAAAGGCGGCCAAGACCATTCAAACGGGCTGGAAGGAATATTTGCG GCGCAAGCGGGAAAAGGAACGCTCCAATTCTGGGGACAGCGCCACTCAAACCTCCAGCCCTGGTGGATGGCAATCAAAACTTTCTGCCCTAAATTTCTTCCACCTTCAG GTGAGTCGTCGAGGCACTGCCTGCTCCAGTCGAGCCTCGTCTCGAAAATCGTCGCGTGCCTCGGATGCATCCGATCTTAGCGAACTAGCTGGGCCTTGGTTGAACCTGCCTCTGATGCTCGTCTCAGGTGCCGACGAAGTAGTCAAGGATATAAAACAGCAAAACGACGAGCTGGGCAAACG CGGTAGCATTTTTGTGGAAGCGCCTAGAGCAAGTCGTCGCCGAagcttttataatttctttttgcGTCATCAGGATGCTGTCGATGACAGCTTAACCTCACCTTCAGTACATAGAAAAA CCGCAATGAACAACACGACCAACACCACCTCAAACTCCGCCTCCACCTCCGGCACGGCCTcctccaccgccaccgcccCAGCCACTGGGTGTGGCCCAGCAGCCACCTCCGCCTCCGACAGCGACCGACACCAGGCGGTGGGGGGTGGGTCGGCTCCATCACGTAAGCGCGCCTCTAGTTTCATTCGCAAGAAACCGCCCCTAGAAAGAGGTTTGTCAGCACAAAGCGCTTTAAGAGTAAACAAGAACGCTTTTGTCT CTGAGGCGTCAGCCCCCGAGGTGATCGTCACCAGGCCGTCGCCAGAGCAACAGACGCATCCGCACTCGCTGAGCCTGCGTCCGGACAACGCAACTCTGGTCCACGTACTGGTACACCGCGAGAGCGAAGAGTATAAGGAGGAGGATGAGAGCAGCCCGTCCGTGAGCGGCAACGGAAATGGTTTTGGTGTCGGCCTGGACATGCTTAGCAAGCAGCCGCCGCCTCAGATACGCATCACAACGGGCTCGGTAGAGAGCTCAATGGACACGTGCGCGATGCCCACAGTTCAGATCATGGTGGACAGTCCGAAGGACCCGCCACGAGGCGATTTCAGCTCAGCACCGATTGATGATGTGGGTGCGCCAATCGATGTGAATGTCCAGGGCGATACTTCGCAGGTGTTTTACGACTATAATCCTGAGAAAGCCACCGATGACCAAGGGAATGGACAGGACGAGACAGCGCAGTTCGAATCACTTCCAGACAGACAGAGATGA